A section of the Deltaproteobacteria bacterium genome encodes:
- a CDS encoding ABC transporter permease, protein MIFEFSLKRALSIAKKEKFHILRDPFTLAMATVLPVLLVLIFGLAIEFNVKDIGLTVHDSDRTFSSRKLVEVFSSSQYFEISQNQSSTEDAIKNLDSEQSKAILIIEPEFEHSLLSDGGAKVQFFLDGADNSTAGVILGYLGGIQQAATLKLTGHEGPSFFQLKTRYLFNPELSSPWFVVPGLAVVVIAILSILLTALTVAREWENGSMELLLSTPVQPLEIIIGKLIPYTIIGLAAVLLVVTVAVFGFGIPFSGSIFLFGFGSFIFLIACLAQGMLISVLIRTQQLSMQVAMITGLLPSLLLSGFIFPIESMPTVFQNFTSILPSKWFMIISRGIFLKGADLIDLKVPFVGLFLLSSILIVAATRKFKKDLEP, encoded by the coding sequence ATGATTTTTGAGTTCAGCTTAAAACGAGCCCTTTCGATAGCAAAAAAGGAGAAATTCCATATTCTGAGAGACCCATTTACACTGGCGATGGCAACGGTCCTTCCTGTTCTTTTGGTGCTTATCTTTGGTTTGGCTATTGAGTTTAACGTTAAAGATATCGGACTGACCGTACATGATTCGGACCGCACGTTTTCATCGCGAAAGCTTGTAGAGGTTTTCTCAAGCTCACAATATTTTGAAATTTCTCAAAACCAAAGCTCAACAGAAGATGCCATTAAGAATCTCGATTCTGAGCAGTCAAAAGCTATTTTAATCATTGAACCCGAATTCGAGCACAGCCTTCTTTCTGATGGCGGTGCAAAAGTGCAATTTTTTTTAGATGGTGCTGATAATTCCACAGCTGGTGTTATTCTTGGATACCTAGGAGGAATTCAACAAGCAGCAACCCTAAAGCTTACGGGACACGAGGGGCCGTCGTTTTTTCAATTAAAAACTCGGTATCTATTTAATCCCGAGCTCAGCAGTCCCTGGTTTGTCGTGCCAGGATTAGCCGTTGTTGTCATTGCGATTCTCTCAATTCTGTTAACGGCTCTGACGGTCGCGAGAGAGTGGGAAAATGGCTCAATGGAACTTCTGCTTTCGACGCCCGTTCAGCCTCTGGAGATTATCATAGGCAAACTTATACCATATACAATCATAGGCTTGGCCGCTGTTTTACTTGTTGTGACTGTCGCTGTTTTTGGATTTGGAATTCCATTTTCTGGAAGTATCTTCCTGTTTGGGTTCGGAAGTTTTATTTTTCTTATTGCATGTCTTGCCCAAGGGATGCTGATTTCGGTTTTGATCCGTACCCAGCAGCTCTCAATGCAAGTTGCAATGATTACGGGCCTTCTCCCATCGCTTTTACTTTCCGGATTCATTTTCCCAATAGAAAGCATGCCCACGGTGTTCCAGAACTTTACATCTATTCTGCCATCAAAGTGGTTTATGATTATAAGTCGTGGAATATTTTTGAAAGGCGCGGACCTGATCGATCTCAAAGTTCCATTTGTCGGTCTTTTTCTTTTAAGCTCAATTCTGATTGTCGCGGCCACAAGAAAATTCAAGAAGGATCTCGAACCATGA